From the Hyphomicrobium sp. ghe19 genome, one window contains:
- the gatA gene encoding Asp-tRNA(Asn)/Glu-tRNA(Gln) amidotransferase subunit GatA, producing the protein MTDLTKLTMAEARDGLAKKTFSALELTDAFISAIEKANPALNAYVLQTPEHARVQAKDSDKRLAAGNARPLEGLPIGNKDLFCTRGIRTTACSNILGEFSPTYESTVGQNLWDAGAVMLGKLNNDEFAMGSSNETSAFGNVVSPWRRKGKDGKLSTDKLVPGGSSGGSSAAVAAGLCLAATATDTGGSIRQPAALTGTVGIKPTYGRCSRWGIVAFASSLDQAGPIGKTVRDAAIMLKAMASHDPKDTTSVDAPVPDYEAVLGKGVKGLRVGIPREYRVEGMSPEIQKLWDDGIAWLKSAGATIHDISLPHTKYALPAYYIVAPAECSSNLARYDGVRYGLRVNGDNLIDTYENTRHQGFGKEVRRRILIGTYVLSAGYYDAYYLKAQKVRTLIKRDFDDAWNKVDVVLTPTTPSPAFAFGEKTGDPLAMYLEDIFTVTVNMAGLPGMSVPGGLSSEGTPLGLQLIGKPFDEETLFRTAQVIEDAAGRLSVPDAWWMKG; encoded by the coding sequence GTGACGGATCTTACAAAATTGACTATGGCCGAGGCCCGCGACGGCTTGGCGAAAAAGACGTTCTCGGCGCTCGAGCTGACCGACGCGTTCATTTCAGCGATCGAGAAAGCCAACCCTGCGCTGAATGCTTACGTTCTGCAGACGCCGGAGCACGCACGCGTGCAGGCCAAGGATAGCGACAAGCGGCTTGCGGCCGGCAACGCTCGTCCGCTCGAAGGCCTGCCGATCGGCAACAAGGATCTTTTCTGTACGCGCGGCATCCGCACGACGGCGTGCTCGAATATCCTCGGCGAGTTCAGTCCGACCTACGAATCGACCGTCGGACAGAATTTGTGGGATGCCGGTGCGGTCATGCTCGGCAAGCTCAATAACGATGAGTTCGCGATGGGTTCGTCGAACGAGACGAGCGCTTTCGGTAACGTCGTCAGTCCCTGGCGGCGCAAGGGCAAGGACGGCAAGCTGTCGACCGACAAGCTCGTTCCGGGCGGCTCATCGGGCGGTTCTTCGGCGGCTGTTGCCGCAGGCCTCTGTTTAGCTGCGACGGCAACGGACACGGGCGGCTCGATCCGGCAGCCTGCCGCGCTTACCGGCACGGTCGGCATAAAGCCGACCTACGGCCGCTGCTCGCGCTGGGGCATCGTCGCGTTTGCTTCGTCTCTCGATCAGGCCGGTCCCATCGGCAAGACCGTGCGCGATGCTGCGATCATGCTCAAGGCCATGGCGAGCCACGATCCTAAGGATACGACATCGGTCGACGCGCCTGTTCCCGATTACGAAGCGGTGCTTGGCAAAGGCGTCAAAGGTCTCAGGGTCGGCATCCCGAGGGAGTATCGCGTCGAGGGCATGTCGCCCGAGATCCAGAAGCTCTGGGACGACGGGATCGCCTGGCTCAAGTCGGCGGGCGCGACGATCCACGACATCTCGCTGCCGCACACGAAATATGCGTTGCCGGCCTATTACATCGTGGCTCCGGCCGAGTGTTCATCGAACCTCGCGCGTTACGACGGCGTGCGTTACGGCCTACGCGTCAACGGCGACAATCTGATCGATACCTACGAGAATACCCGACACCAGGGCTTCGGCAAGGAAGTGCGCCGCCGGATACTGATCGGCACGTACGTTCTTTCGGCGGGCTACTACGACGCTTATTATCTCAAGGCACAGAAGGTTCGGACGCTGATCAAGCGCGATTTCGACGACGCTTGGAACAAGGTTGACGTTGTCCTGACGCCGACGACACCGTCGCCGGCATTCGCATTCGGCGAGAAGACCGGCGATCCGCTCGCCATGTATCTTGAAGACATCTTCACGGTCACCGTGAACATGGCAGGGCTGCCGGGCATGTCGGTTCCGGGCGGTCTCTCATCGGAAGGAACGCCGCTCGGGCTGCAGCTGATCGGCAAGCCGTTCGACGAGGAGACGCTGTTTCGAACTGCTCAGGTTATCGAGGATGCAGCCGGCCGCCTATCCGTGCCGGACGCTTGGTGGATGAAGGGCTGA
- the gatB gene encoding Asp-tRNA(Asn)/Glu-tRNA(Gln) amidotransferase subunit GatB, producing the protein MNSQKIAEKPKSKNYIEGATGDWEVIIGLEVHAQVASNSKLFSGSSTGFGAPPNSHVSLVDAAMPGMLPVINRECVAQAIRTGLGLKAQINTKSVFDRKNYFYPDLPQGYQISQYKQPIVGEGEVEISVDGETLTIGVERLHLEQDAGKSLHDQHPDYSYVDLNRSGVALMEIVSKPDLRSSKQAQAYVTKMRSILRYLGTSDGDMDKGNLRADVNVSVRKPGDKLGTRCEIKNVNSIRFIGQAIEYEARRQIDIIEDGGKIDQETRLFDAAKGETRSMRSKEEAHDYRYFPDPDLLPLEFSNEYVEELKSKLPELPDEKRARFIESFGLSAYDADVLVAERASADYFEKVAEGRDGKVAANWVINELFGRLNKEGKAIEDSPVSAAQLGAIVDLIGSNAISGKIAKDLFEIVWTEGGDPAEIVDKRGMKQVTDTGAIEQAVDAIIAANPEKVEQAKAKPSMLGWFVGQVMKSTGGKANPAAVNDILKAKLGI; encoded by the coding sequence ATGAACTCTCAGAAAATCGCTGAAAAGCCGAAGTCCAAAAACTACATCGAGGGCGCGACAGGTGACTGGGAAGTCATCATCGGCCTCGAAGTGCATGCTCAGGTCGCGTCGAATTCGAAGCTCTTTTCAGGATCTTCGACGGGGTTCGGCGCGCCGCCGAACAGCCACGTCTCGCTGGTCGACGCCGCCATGCCCGGCATGCTGCCCGTGATCAATCGCGAGTGCGTGGCGCAGGCCATTCGCACCGGTCTCGGTCTCAAGGCTCAGATCAATACGAAGAGCGTTTTCGACCGTAAGAACTATTTCTATCCGGACCTTCCGCAGGGCTACCAGATCTCGCAGTACAAGCAGCCGATCGTCGGCGAAGGCGAAGTCGAGATCTCGGTCGATGGCGAGACGCTGACCATCGGTGTCGAGCGGCTGCATCTCGAGCAGGATGCGGGCAAGTCGCTCCACGATCAGCATCCCGATTACTCCTACGTCGACCTCAACCGTTCGGGCGTCGCGTTGATGGAAATCGTCTCGAAGCCCGATCTCAGGTCGTCGAAGCAGGCGCAGGCCTACGTTACGAAGATGCGCAGTATCTTGCGTTATCTCGGCACGTCCGACGGCGATATGGACAAGGGCAACTTGCGCGCCGACGTCAACGTTTCGGTGAGGAAGCCTGGCGACAAGCTCGGCACGCGCTGCGAGATCAAGAACGTCAATTCCATCCGCTTCATCGGTCAGGCGATCGAATACGAGGCGCGGCGCCAGATCGACATCATCGAAGACGGCGGGAAGATCGATCAGGAAACGCGTCTCTTTGATGCCGCGAAGGGCGAGACCCGTTCGATGCGGTCGAAAGAGGAAGCGCACGACTATCGCTACTTCCCCGATCCCGACCTTCTGCCGCTCGAGTTCTCGAACGAGTATGTCGAAGAGCTGAAATCGAAGCTGCCGGAACTCCCCGACGAGAAGCGCGCGCGCTTCATCGAGAGCTTCGGACTTTCTGCCTATGACGCTGACGTGCTCGTCGCGGAGCGGGCATCCGCCGATTATTTCGAGAAGGTCGCGGAAGGTCGCGATGGCAAGGTTGCCGCGAACTGGGTGATCAACGAGCTGTTCGGGCGCTTGAACAAAGAAGGCAAGGCAATCGAGGATTCGCCAGTTTCGGCAGCTCAGCTCGGCGCCATCGTTGATCTCATCGGCTCGAACGCCATCTCGGGGAAGATCGCCAAGGATCTTTTCGAGATCGTTTGGACCGAAGGCGGCGATCCGGCCGAGATCGTCGACAAGCGTGGCATGAAGCAGGTGACCGACACCGGCGCCATCGAGCAGGCCGTCGACGCCATCATCGCGGCCAATCCGGAAAAGGTCGAACAAGCGAAGGCCAAGCCATCGATGCTGGGCTGGTTTGTCGGTCAGGTGATGAAGTCGACCGGCGGCAAGGCAAACCCTGCGGCCGTCAACGACATCCTGAAAGCCAAGCTCGGAATCTGA
- a CDS encoding chorismate mutase: MSQVRTEIDRIDAALVDLIAERFGYVDRAWQLKMSSREGAVVPWRIQQVIDRVKAQAAEKGLPPEMVEMVGAQWRNMIGWFVQFEEEKLRQVQNDTQKSGVDGA, encoded by the coding sequence ATGTCCCAGGTGCGCACTGAAATCGATCGCATCGATGCGGCTCTGGTCGATCTCATCGCAGAGCGCTTCGGCTACGTCGACCGCGCATGGCAGCTCAAAATGTCGTCGCGCGAAGGCGCCGTCGTTCCCTGGCGCATTCAGCAGGTGATCGATCGCGTCAAGGCCCAAGCCGCGGAGAAGGGTTTGCCACCCGAGATGGTCGAGATGGTCGGCGCACAGTGGCGGAACATGATCGGCTGGTTTGTCCAGTTCGAAGAAGAAAAGTTGAGACAAGTCCAAAACGATACCCAAAAGTCGGGAGTAGACGGTGCCTGA
- a CDS encoding glycosyltransferase family 2 protein, producing the protein MQNSCIPEKVAVVIPSYCVTAHILKVIERIGPEVSSIYLVDDHCPDGTGRFVQERCRDPRVKFIFNKINIGVGGSTLTGMRQAAEDGADIIVKIDGDGQMDPALIPSFVDIIKKGEADYSKGNRFFEPEGLSSMPLGRLIGNAGLSFMAKISTGYWHVLDPTNGYVAIHASLIDLLPLEKIAKRYFFESDLLFRLNILGGRVVDIPMHSYYADEVSQMKPHREIPRFAYAHLKNFAKRIFYNYFIRNFSVASLELVLGIVLMKFGLIFGLLHWGISEPASAGTVMVAGLPIIIGAQLLLAFLNFDIQSVPRTTLHLRLKASAKTLKPLRHWQNENDGEEFPRITGLR; encoded by the coding sequence ATGCAGAACTCTTGTATCCCGGAAAAAGTCGCGGTCGTCATTCCGAGTTATTGTGTCACCGCCCACATTCTCAAAGTAATCGAGCGGATCGGTCCAGAAGTATCAAGTATTTATCTCGTTGATGACCATTGCCCCGACGGAACGGGACGTTTCGTGCAAGAGAGATGTCGGGATCCTCGCGTGAAATTCATCTTCAACAAAATCAATATTGGCGTCGGCGGATCCACGTTGACGGGCATGCGGCAGGCCGCGGAGGACGGCGCAGACATCATTGTCAAAATAGATGGCGACGGCCAGATGGATCCAGCGCTCATACCTAGCTTCGTCGACATTATCAAAAAGGGCGAGGCTGATTATTCGAAGGGAAACCGGTTCTTCGAGCCAGAGGGGCTCTCCTCCATGCCGCTCGGCAGGCTTATCGGTAACGCCGGCCTGTCGTTCATGGCAAAAATATCGACAGGCTATTGGCATGTCTTGGATCCGACAAACGGCTACGTGGCAATACATGCGAGCCTTATCGACCTTCTGCCGCTGGAGAAAATCGCGAAGCGGTACTTTTTCGAGTCCGATTTATTGTTCCGTCTAAACATCCTCGGTGGCCGTGTAGTCGACATTCCGATGCATTCTTATTATGCGGACGAAGTGAGCCAAATGAAGCCTCACCGCGAAATTCCGCGCTTCGCTTATGCCCATCTAAAGAACTTCGCCAAGCGGATTTTCTATAACTATTTCATACGCAATTTCAGTGTGGCCTCACTCGAACTGGTGTTGGGCATCGTGCTAATGAAGTTCGGTCTGATTTTCGGTCTGTTACACTGGGGCATCAGCGAGCCCGCATCCGCCGGTACCGTCATGGTGGCAGGACTTCCGATTATTATCGGTGCGCAGTTACTTCTTGCCTTTTTGAACTTCGACATCCAATCAGTGCCGCGGACGACGCTTCATCTCAGGCTTAAAGCGTCGGCAAAAACCCTGAAGCCTCTTCGACACTGGCAGAACGAGAATGATGGCGAAGAATTTCCGCGCATTACCGGATTACGATGA
- a CDS encoding sel1 repeat family protein, whose translation MARMDVLSRQMDYSAQGDQSDAFFELGLSCCTGRDGAVDLVQAHKWFNIAASKGNDEAKRYRSEVATDMSKADIIKAQKLAREWLVSVH comes from the coding sequence ATGGCACGTATGGACGTGTTGTCGCGTCAAATGGATTACTCGGCTCAGGGCGACCAGTCGGATGCCTTTTTCGAGCTCGGTCTCAGTTGCTGCACGGGACGCGACGGAGCCGTCGATCTCGTTCAAGCTCATAAGTGGTTCAATATCGCGGCGAGCAAAGGCAACGACGAGGCGAAGCGCTATCGGTCGGAAGTCGCAACCGACATGAGCAAGGCCGACATCATCAAAGCACAGAAGCTGGCCCGTGAGTGGCTGGTCTCCGTCCATTGA
- a CDS encoding cytochrome P450, which yields MTTTAFYPPTVTPSARALPLLPFLGRFVRNPLRAIPRAVYHQPIVTYGSKRPLIAWVTGPALVENILLKNAEQFPKTRLDRRVLKPIIGNGLLTAQGESWRWQRKVASPPFRHAELLGYVPTMVDAAVDCVMHWRSRGSSPFVTNVEEDLTDTTFAIIARTILAGVSTREGDAIKRAGRAYLDPISWEVAASLLQLPETLWHPGKRRMRRAAVELRAIVGNLVAQRRADGSTGSDLVARMLAAKDPDTGEPMSDEMIADNLATFLFAGHETTAKALTWTLYVLARAPEWQTRVREELDAVIGSGPVDAAAIAKLPVTSRVLKEVMRLYPSAPVMTRVNAEDVDIGGIFLPKPTLIVIPIFAIHRHRSLWQDPDRFDPDRFLPENEARYPRTQFMPFGYGQRVCIGSSFAMLEATAILATLLRNVRFEWDGRHLPEPVSRVTLRPKGGMPLIVRPL from the coding sequence ATGACGACGACTGCGTTCTACCCGCCGACGGTCACGCCGTCCGCGCGCGCGCTGCCCCTACTTCCCTTCCTGGGCCGCTTTGTCCGCAATCCTTTGCGGGCAATTCCGCGCGCCGTCTACCATCAGCCCATCGTAACCTACGGCAGCAAGCGCCCGCTGATAGCTTGGGTTACGGGTCCGGCGCTCGTCGAAAATATCCTTCTCAAAAACGCCGAGCAGTTTCCGAAAACGCGGCTCGATCGTCGCGTCCTGAAGCCGATCATCGGGAACGGGCTCTTGACCGCGCAGGGCGAGAGCTGGCGCTGGCAGCGTAAAGTCGCAAGCCCGCCTTTCAGACATGCCGAGCTTCTTGGCTATGTGCCGACAATGGTCGACGCCGCCGTCGATTGCGTGATGCACTGGCGGTCGCGCGGTTCGAGCCCCTTCGTCACCAACGTCGAAGAAGACCTGACGGATACGACGTTCGCCATCATTGCCCGAACGATCTTGGCAGGCGTCAGCACGCGCGAGGGCGACGCCATAAAGCGTGCGGGCCGCGCCTATCTCGATCCGATCTCCTGGGAAGTCGCGGCGTCGCTTCTGCAGCTACCCGAGACCCTTTGGCATCCAGGCAAGCGCCGCATGCGGCGAGCCGCTGTGGAATTGCGGGCAATCGTCGGAAATCTCGTCGCCCAGCGCCGCGCGGACGGCTCGACCGGTTCCGACCTCGTCGCGCGCATGCTGGCAGCGAAGGATCCCGATACCGGCGAACCGATGTCGGACGAAATGATCGCCGATAACCTCGCGACGTTTCTGTTCGCCGGCCACGAAACAACGGCGAAGGCCTTGACCTGGACGCTCTACGTTTTGGCACGCGCGCCGGAATGGCAAACCCGTGTACGCGAAGAACTAGATGCCGTGATCGGCTCGGGCCCCGTCGATGCCGCGGCGATCGCCAAGCTGCCCGTCACGTCGCGCGTTTTGAAAGAGGTCATGCGCCTCTATCCGTCGGCACCCGTCATGACCCGCGTCAACGCCGAAGACGTAGACATCGGAGGGATTTTCCTTCCCAAACCCACGCTGATCGTCATCCCCATCTTTGCAATTCATCGCCACAGATCGCTCTGGCAAGATCCCGATCGCTTCGACCCGGACCGGTTTCTGCCCGAGAACGAAGCGCGCTACCCCCGCACCCAATTCATGCCCTTCGGATACGGACAGCGCGTCTGCATAGGCTCTTCCTTCGCCATGCTCGAAGCGACCGCAATTCTCGCGACGCTGCTGCGGAACGTCCGCTTTGAATGGGACGGACGGCACCTGCCGGAGCCCGTGAGCCGCGTCACACTTCGCCCGAAAGGCGGCATGCCGTTGATCGTTCGGCCCCTGTAG
- the gatC gene encoding Asp-tRNA(Asn)/Glu-tRNA(Gln) amidotransferase subunit GatC, which yields MQVDEATVRRIARLARIKISDTEAKGLEKELSGILDWVAQLDEVDTSNVEPMTRVVAQKLKMRDDVVTDGEIAEQIVANAPLAEDNFFVVPKVVE from the coding sequence ATGCAGGTCGACGAAGCGACCGTTCGCCGTATCGCGCGCCTCGCCCGGATCAAAATCAGCGATACTGAAGCCAAGGGACTCGAGAAAGAACTCTCGGGCATCCTCGACTGGGTGGCGCAACTCGACGAGGTCGATACGAGCAACGTCGAGCCCATGACGCGTGTCGTCGCGCAGAAGCTCAAGATGCGGGACGATGTCGTCACCGACGGCGAGATCGCAGAGCAGATCGTGGCGAACGCGCCGCTCGCCGAGGACAATTTCTTCGTGGTGCCGAAGGTCGTGGAGTAG
- a CDS encoding class I SAM-dependent methyltransferase gives MMAKNFRALPDYDDLVAKWLENYERSNYERGLSASVLKNSHALLEKSFGPEKCFPRVLEVGAGTLAHLPFVRHRFEQYIASDFDQTVLNSAAKSRSLRPNVGLLKLDGSSLPFEDCSFDRLIATHVLEHVPFPHRVIQEWVRVLKPGGVLSLILPCDPGWAWRMGRYLGPRRQAEKAGLPYDYYMAREHINSIFNLHHVLKYHFPKREVTWWPMRVPLADINLIYAGNFYV, from the coding sequence ATGATGGCGAAGAATTTCCGCGCATTACCGGATTACGATGATCTCGTGGCAAAGTGGCTCGAAAATTACGAGCGATCAAACTACGAGCGTGGCCTTTCCGCTTCAGTCCTCAAAAACTCTCATGCTCTGCTTGAAAAGTCGTTCGGTCCTGAAAAGTGCTTTCCACGAGTGCTGGAAGTAGGCGCAGGCACGCTGGCGCACCTGCCGTTTGTCAGACACCGCTTCGAACAATACATTGCTTCAGATTTCGATCAAACGGTGCTCAATTCGGCGGCCAAATCGCGGTCCCTTCGCCCGAATGTCGGGCTACTTAAACTCGATGGAAGCTCGCTTCCTTTTGAAGATTGCAGCTTCGACCGGCTGATCGCGACACACGTCCTGGAGCACGTGCCCTTTCCTCATCGCGTCATTCAAGAATGGGTACGTGTTCTCAAGCCCGGCGGCGTGCTGTCATTGATTCTGCCGTGCGATCCTGGCTGGGCATGGCGGATGGGGCGTTATCTGGGGCCCCGCAGACAGGCGGAAAAAGCGGGCTTGCCGTATGACTACTACATGGCGCGCGAGCACATAAACTCGATCTTCAATCTGCATCATGTCCTGAAGTATCATTTCCCGAAGAGAGAGGTCACGTGGTGGCCGATGCGCGTGCCCTTGGCCGACATCAACCTTATCTATGCTGGCAATTTCTATGTTTAA
- a CDS encoding glutathione S-transferase family protein, producing MLDDGDEEPIALHFWPTPNGLKISIMLEELGVPYEVTFVDIGKGEQLAPEFLAISPNNKIPAIVDPDGPDGQPLALFESGAILQYLGRKFGAFYPSSERAKAEVDQWLFWSATGLGPMAGQCNYFRTFAPEKIPFAIDRYTKEVERLFGVLDKRLSDRPYIAGKYSIADITSFTWVRIWEKLGQDIGKYPNVERWLGDIGQRPAVIKGLAVKKV from the coding sequence ATGCTGGACGACGGAGACGAAGAGCCGATCGCGCTCCATTTTTGGCCGACGCCCAATGGCTTGAAGATTTCGATCATGCTCGAGGAACTTGGCGTGCCTTACGAGGTGACGTTCGTCGATATCGGCAAGGGCGAGCAGTTAGCGCCCGAATTCCTGGCAATCTCGCCCAACAATAAGATTCCAGCCATCGTCGATCCCGATGGTCCTGATGGTCAGCCACTCGCGCTTTTTGAATCGGGGGCCATTCTCCAATACCTCGGCCGGAAGTTCGGTGCGTTCTATCCGTCCAGCGAGCGAGCGAAGGCCGAAGTCGATCAATGGCTATTCTGGAGTGCGACAGGCCTCGGTCCAATGGCTGGGCAGTGCAATTACTTCCGCACCTTTGCGCCGGAGAAAATTCCCTTCGCGATCGATCGCTATACGAAAGAGGTCGAACGGCTATTCGGCGTGTTGGACAAGCGGCTGAGCGATCGGCCCTATATCGCGGGGAAATATTCTATCGCGGACATCACGAGTTTCACGTGGGTGCGGATCTGGGAGAAGCTGGGGCAGGACATCGGCAAATACCCGAATGTCGAGCGGTGGCTCGGAGACATCGGTCAGCGACCGGCAGTCATCAAGGGTTTGGCTGTGAAGAAAGTATGA
- the ruvX gene encoding Holliday junction resolvase RuvX, with protein MNQSVAPAIPGRTTEDQHEFRAIEAGRLIGIDAGTKTLGLALSDVRRTIASPLETIRRTKFTADAVRLFALIAEHGVAGLVLGLPRNMDGTEGPRAQATRALARNLNKMSPLPILLWDERLTTAEAQRMLIDADQTRKRRAEVIDKLAATIILQSALDRLNNKD; from the coding sequence ATGAACCAATCGGTCGCCCCAGCGATACCGGGCCGCACCACGGAAGATCAGCACGAATTCCGCGCTATCGAGGCTGGACGCCTCATCGGCATCGATGCGGGCACCAAAACGCTGGGCCTCGCCCTGTCGGACGTGCGGCGCACGATCGCCTCTCCCCTCGAAACGATCCGCAGGACCAAGTTTACGGCCGACGCGGTCCGCCTATTCGCCCTGATCGCGGAGCACGGCGTCGCTGGGCTGGTACTGGGTCTCCCCCGCAATATGGACGGGACGGAGGGTCCGCGCGCACAGGCGACGCGGGCGCTTGCTCGCAATCTCAATAAAATGTCGCCGCTGCCCATACTGCTCTGGGACGAACGGCTGACGACCGCAGAAGCTCAACGAATGTTGATCGACGCCGATCAGACGCGCAAACGCCGCGCCGAGGTGATCGACAAGCTGGCCGCCACCATCATCCTCCAAAGCGCGCTCGATCGCCTGAATAACAAGGACTAA
- a CDS encoding DedA family protein, producing the protein MSVQDFVNAIVEFVKANDDWAVPIAFAVAFLESFCFLSIIWPGTAILIGISALLAKSGVGLDILWPAIVAASIGGTLGYAVSYWIGRYYKDNIHQIWPFNRKPDLVERGEAFFAKWGALGVFFGHFFGPVRAVIPVVAGMYSMPQWQFQLVNVLSAAIWAAGVIAPTYFGLSYFLE; encoded by the coding sequence ATGAGCGTGCAGGACTTTGTCAATGCGATCGTAGAGTTCGTGAAGGCCAACGACGACTGGGCAGTGCCCATCGCATTTGCGGTCGCATTTCTCGAAAGCTTCTGTTTTCTATCGATCATCTGGCCGGGCACCGCGATTTTGATCGGGATTTCCGCCCTGCTGGCTAAAAGCGGCGTAGGGCTCGACATTCTTTGGCCAGCGATCGTCGCTGCCAGTATCGGCGGCACCCTCGGTTACGCGGTTTCCTATTGGATCGGCCGCTACTACAAAGACAACATCCACCAGATCTGGCCCTTTAATCGCAAACCGGATTTGGTGGAGCGCGGCGAGGCTTTTTTTGCGAAATGGGGTGCGCTTGGCGTGTTTTTTGGGCACTTCTTCGGCCCCGTCCGCGCGGTCATCCCGGTCGTTGCAGGCATGTACTCAATGCCGCAATGGCAATTTCAGCTGGTCAACGTTCTATCGGCCGCAATCTGGGCGGCCGGCGTCATCGCACCCACCTATTTTGGCTTGAGCTACTTCCTGGAATAA
- a CDS encoding quinone oxidoreductase: protein MPFAVRVHANGGPEALVYEEVPVADPSPGEVLLRQRAIGVNFIDVYHRNGLYKLPSLPAIIGSEGAGDVIGVGPGVSRFKVGDRAAYAGSIGGYAEVRAVRAERLVKLPDGIDYDTAAAMLLRGMTVRYLLRETYRVGPETTMLLHAAAGGVGLIACQWAHALGATIIGTVSSDEKAALAMENGCTYTINTTRDDFVSGVREYTNGNGCDVVYDSIGKDTFPQSLDCLKPRGLWVSFGNSSGAVPPFPLTALKGSLFATRPTLLAYTATSRDLEDNASELFEMVLSKQIRIAINHRYPLSRAADAHRDLEARRTTGSIILMP from the coding sequence ATGCCATTTGCGGTTCGGGTGCACGCCAACGGGGGGCCGGAAGCGCTCGTCTACGAGGAGGTGCCCGTTGCTGATCCGTCGCCGGGCGAAGTGCTGCTTCGGCAACGCGCTATCGGCGTCAACTTCATCGATGTCTATCATCGGAACGGTCTCTACAAGCTTCCGAGCTTGCCAGCCATCATCGGTTCGGAAGGAGCGGGCGATGTGATTGGCGTCGGTCCCGGCGTCAGCCGGTTCAAGGTCGGCGACAGAGCTGCTTACGCCGGCTCCATCGGAGGCTACGCCGAGGTTCGCGCCGTGCGGGCCGAACGGCTCGTGAAGTTGCCAGACGGCATCGACTACGACACCGCCGCAGCAATGCTGCTGCGAGGCATGACCGTTCGCTACCTGCTGCGTGAAACGTACCGCGTCGGACCCGAGACGACGATGCTGCTGCATGCCGCTGCGGGCGGCGTCGGTCTCATCGCATGCCAGTGGGCGCATGCTCTCGGCGCCACGATCATCGGAACCGTCAGCTCGGACGAGAAAGCCGCGCTCGCGATGGAGAACGGCTGCACGTATACGATCAATACAACGCGGGATGATTTCGTCAGCGGGGTGCGCGAGTACACCAACGGGAATGGCTGCGATGTCGTGTACGACTCCATCGGCAAGGACACCTTTCCGCAGTCGCTCGATTGCCTGAAGCCCAGGGGGCTTTGGGTGTCGTTCGGCAACTCGTCAGGGGCCGTGCCGCCTTTCCCGCTGACGGCGCTGAAAGGGTCTCTTTTCGCCACGCGCCCGACGCTTTTGGCTTATACGGCAACTTCTAGGGATCTTGAGGACAACGCTTCAGAACTGTTCGAGATGGTGCTCAGCAAACAGATTCGGATCGCCATCAATCATCGATACCCGTTGAGCCGCGCCGCCGATGCGCATCGCGATCTCGAGGCCCGGCGCACGACGGGTTCGATCATTCTCATGCCCTAA